The window CGACCGGCAGCCCGTCCATATCGGCGCGGATCAGGATCGTCGGGCCCTTGCCGTTGCGCAGCATGCCGACCACGCCGGTCTTGCCGACGCCGGTGGTCACTTCAAGCCCGGCGGCCTTCAGTTCGGCGGCCATCTTCGCGGCGGTGCGGTTTTCGAGGAAGCCCATTTCCGGGTGCGCATGGAAATCGAGGAATAGCGGGGCGAGGTAGCTGTCATACTCGGCCTCGATCGCCTTTTTCGTGGCGAGCTCCTCGGCGAGGGCAGGCTGGGCGACAAGCGCGAGCGCAACGGCGCTGGCGGCGGAATGGAACAGGCGCATCGAATTCTCTCCCCATTGGCTTGCGGCCAGCTTGCCGCGCCCGCACCACCGGCGCAAGCACCGATGCTTCCCCGCCGCGCTTTGCTGCGCTAAGGCCCCCGACATGGTCAAAACCATCGCCACATATGTCGCCAAGGCCATCGCCGGTTTCGTCGGGTTGACGGTGGTGCTGGTGGTGGCCTTCAAGTGGCTCCCTGTCCCCGTCACCGCGACCATGCTGATGGACGAGAACGGCATCACCAAGGATTGGGAGAGCCTCGAAAACATCGACCGCAATCTGGTCTCCGCAGTGATCGCATCCGAAGATCAGCGCTTCTGCGAGCACTCCGGCTTCGACACCGAAGCGATCGAGCAGGCGATGCGTGCCAACATGGAAGGCGGCAAGATCCGCGGCGGATCATCGATCAGCCAGCAGACCGCCAAGAACGTCTTCCTGTGGCAGGGCGGCGGCTATGTCCGCAAGGCCTTCGAGGCGTGGTTCACCTTCTGGATCGAGCTCGTGTGGGGCAAGCGGCGGATCATGGAAGTCTATCTCAATGTCGCCGAAACCGGGATCGGCACCTATGGCGCCGAGGCCGGAGCGCAGCGCTATTTCGATCACTCCGCAGCGCGTATGAGCCGCGATGAGGCAAGCCGGATGGCCGCCGCTCTCCCCAGCCCCAAGAAGCGCGCGGTGAAGGGCCCGGGCGGGTGGCTCGCGCGCCACGGCAACCGCATCGAGCGGCGGATCGGGATCGTCAGGCGTGACGGGCTCGATGCTTGCGTCTACAACTGACGCAGCCATGGCTCACGCGCACGCCCATCACCACCATCACGGCCATGATCATGGGCATGATCACGCGCACTCGCACGGCCATTCGCACGGGCACCACCACCACGCCCCCGCCGATTTCGGCCGCGCCTTTGCCATCGGCATCGCGCTCAACACCGGTTTCGTGGCGATCGAGGCGGTGGCCGGGTTCCTCTATGGATCGATGGCGCTGGTGGCAGACGCCGGGCACAACCTGTCCGACGTGCTGGCGCTGGCGCTGGCATGGATCGCCAGCATCGCCGCCAAGCGACCCGCGACAGGCCGCTTCACCTATGGCTACAAGTCCTCGACCATCCTTGCAGCGCTCGCCAATGCCCTGCTGCTCGCCATCGCGATCGGGGCGATTTTGTTCGAGACCCTCCACCGGTTGACCGAGCCGCAGGCCCCCCAGCCAAGCGCGATGATGGCGGTGGCCGGGATCGGGATCGTGATCAACGCGTTGACGGCCATGCTGTTCATGCGCGGCCAGAGCGATCTCAATATCCGCGGAGCCTATCTGCACATGGCCGCCGATGCGCTGGTATCGGTGGGCGTGGTGCTGGCGGGCCTCGCGATCCTGCTCACCGGCCTTGTCTGGATCGACGCGGCGGTGAGCCTTGCCATCGTCGCAGTGATCGCATGGGGCACATGGGGCCTTGCGCGCGATAGCGTGGCGATGAGCCTGCTGGCCGCCCCGCCGGGGATCGAGCTTGCCGAGGTGCGCCGCCATCTCGCTGGCCTCGAAGGCGTGGCGGCGGTCCATGATCTCCATGTCTGGCCGATGTCGACCACCGAAACCGCATTGACCGCCCATCTGGTGATGCCGCAGCGCCCCGCCTCCGACGCCTTTCTGCACTCGGTCACCGAAGGCCTGCGCACCCGCTTTGGCGTGCATCATGCGACCATCCAGATCGAGAGCGGCGATACGCATTGCGGGGCAAGCTGCTGATGGCCGCCCTGCCCAGCACCACCCCGGATGACGCGCGCGACGCCCTGCGCGAGGCGATGGCGCGGCTCGCTGCGGGCGATCAGGCTGCGCTCGAAGTGATCTATCGCATGACGCGGGTGAAGCTGTTCGGCATCTGCCTGCGTATCTTGGGCGACAGGAAGGAAGCCGAGGACGCCTTGCAGGACGTCTATGTCAATTTGTGGCAGCGGGCAGACCGCTATGATCCCGCGCGGGCAAGCCCGATTTCGTGGCTGGCGACGTTCGCCCGCAACCGCGCGATTGATCGCCTGCGCACCGGCAAGGTGCGTGGCGGGGCGGTCGGGATCGAGGAAGCGGCACCCTTGCCTGATGAAAGCCCGCTAGCCGATGCACTGCTGGTCGATGCCGAACAGGCCGCGCAGATCCACAAGTGCATCGCCGGGCTCGACGCGCGCACGCAGACCCACATCCGCGCCGCCTTTTTCGACGGCAAGACCTATGCCCAACTGGCGGAGCAAGCGGGCGTGCCGCTCGGCACGATGAAGAGCTGGATCCGCCGCGGGCTGCAACGCCTGCGCGCCTGCCTTGAAGCGAGCGAGGCGGTATGAGCGGCCTCGAAAACTCCACCCCCGAGGATGATGTGACCCGCGACGATCCGGTGATCGCCGCCGAATGGGCGCTGGGCCTGCTCGAAGGCGAGGAACTGCTCGCCGCACGCGGGAAATATGCTTCCGATCCTGCCTTCGCATGGCGCAAGGAATGGTGGGACAACTGGTTTGCCCCCTGGACCGACGACATGGCGGACGCGGCGGAACCGGGCGATCACGTGTGGGACGGAATTGCCGCAAGGCTCGGCACCGGGGGCGCTGTCGCCGTGCCGCTGGCGAGCGCGGCTGCTGCGGGCGAGGTGATCGCGCTTCAGACCCGGCTGCGGCGCTGGCAATGGGCCGCGGGGATCAACTCGGCTGCCGCCGCCGTGGCGCTGGCGCTGCTGGCCTTTGCGCCGGGCAATTCGCCGGTGAGCGCGCCCGGCACCGCGCCTTCGCAAATCGCAGCGGCTGCGGCGCCGATGGTCGCCACCGTGCCGGTCGGCGATGCGGGCCTGCGGCTCGATG is drawn from Erythrobacter sp. and contains these coding sequences:
- a CDS encoding cation diffusion facilitator family transporter, whose product is MAHAHAHHHHHGHDHGHDHAHSHGHSHGHHHHAPADFGRAFAIGIALNTGFVAIEAVAGFLYGSMALVADAGHNLSDVLALALAWIASIAAKRPATGRFTYGYKSSTILAALANALLLAIAIGAILFETLHRLTEPQAPQPSAMMAVAGIGIVINALTAMLFMRGQSDLNIRGAYLHMAADALVSVGVVLAGLAILLTGLVWIDAAVSLAIVAVIAWGTWGLARDSVAMSLLAAPPGIELAEVRRHLAGLEGVAAVHDLHVWPMSTTETALTAHLVMPQRPASDAFLHSVTEGLRTRFGVHHATIQIESGDTHCGASC
- the mtgA gene encoding monofunctional biosynthetic peptidoglycan transglycosylase, giving the protein MVKTIATYVAKAIAGFVGLTVVLVVAFKWLPVPVTATMLMDENGITKDWESLENIDRNLVSAVIASEDQRFCEHSGFDTEAIEQAMRANMEGGKIRGGSSISQQTAKNVFLWQGGGYVRKAFEAWFTFWIELVWGKRRIMEVYLNVAETGIGTYGAEAGAQRYFDHSAARMSRDEASRMAAALPSPKKRAVKGPGGWLARHGNRIERRIGIVRRDGLDACVYN
- a CDS encoding sigma-70 family RNA polymerase sigma factor, which produces MAALPSTTPDDARDALREAMARLAAGDQAALEVIYRMTRVKLFGICLRILGDRKEAEDALQDVYVNLWQRADRYDPARASPISWLATFARNRAIDRLRTGKVRGGAVGIEEAAPLPDESPLADALLVDAEQAAQIHKCIAGLDARTQTHIRAAFFDGKTYAQLAEQAGVPLGTMKSWIRRGLQRLRACLEASEAV
- a CDS encoding anti-sigma factor; this encodes MSGLENSTPEDDVTRDDPVIAAEWALGLLEGEELLAARGKYASDPAFAWRKEWWDNWFAPWTDDMADAAEPGDHVWDGIAARLGTGGAVAVPLASAAAAGEVIALQTRLRRWQWAAGINSAAAAVALALLAFAPGNSPVSAPGTAPSQIAAAAAPMVATVPVGDAGLRLDVTYIPESEQMLVAAIGLKADGVHDHELWLVPADGSPLQSLGVVAPGEVRKMVLPAAATAKMGDGASLVLTREPIGGKPEGVDAGPVVAKGAFTPV